A region of Onychomys torridus chromosome 10, mOncTor1.1, whole genome shotgun sequence DNA encodes the following proteins:
- the LOC118592387 gene encoding SEC14-like protein 4, translating to MLRKHVAFRNQQDLDHILTWQPPEVIQLYDSGGLSGYDYEGCPVWFDIIGTMDPKGLLMSASKQDMIRKRIKVCELLQHECELQSQKLGRKIERMVMVFDMEGLSLRHLWKPAVEVYQQFFAILEANYPETVKNLVVIRAPRLFPVAFNLVKSFMGEVTQKKIVILGENWKQELLKFMSPDQLPVEFGGTMTDPDGNPKCLTKINYGGDVPKRYYMCRQERLQYEHTVVVSRGSSHQVENEILFPGCVLRWQFASDGGDIGFGIFLKTRMGERQKAGEMAEVLPNQRYNAHLVPEDGSLTCLKAGVYVLRFDNTYSLLHTKKVSYTVEVLLPDKACEEKLQGLRAGSPPQDSEDSGRL from the exons CATGTGGCATTCCGGAATCAGCAGGACCTGGACCACATCCTCACGTGGCAGCCACCAGAG GTGATCCAGCTCTATGACTCGGGTGGTCTGAGTGGCTATGACTATGAAGGCTGCCCTGTGTGGTTCGACATCATCGGGACTATGGACCCCAAGGGCCTCCTGATGTCGGCCTCTAAGCAGGACATGATCCGCAAGCGTATCAAAGTCTGTGAATTGCTTCAACATGAGTGTGAGCTGCAGAGTCAGAAG TTGGGCAGGAAGATCGAGAGGATGGTGATGGTGTTTGATATGGAAGGCTTGAGCCTGAGACACCTCTGGAAGCCAGCTGTGGAGGTCTACCAGCAG TTTTTTGCCATCTTGGAAGCAAATTATCCGGAGACGGTGAAAAATTTAGTTGTTATTCGAG CTCCCAGGCTTTTCCCAGTGGCCTTCAACCTGGTCAAGTCCTTCATGGGTGAGGTGACACAGAAGAAGATCGTGATTCTGGGGG AAAACTGGAAACAGGAGCTACTCAAGTTCATGAGCCCTGACCAGCTGCCTGTGGAATTTGGGGGGACCATGACTGATCCTGATGGTAACCCCAAGTGCCTAACCAAG ATCAACTATGGGGGTGACGTGCCCAAGAGGTATTACATGTGCAGACAGGAGAGGCTGCAATATGAGCATACAGTGGTTGTGAGCCGGGGCTCCTCCCACCAGGTGGAGAATGAGATCCTGTTCCCAGGCTGTGTGCTCAG GTGGCAGTTTGCATCAGATGGTGGAGACATTGGCTTTGGAATTTTCCTGAAGACCAGGATGGGGGAGcggcagaaggctggagagatggcagaggTACTGCCCAACCAGCGCTACAATGCCCACCTAGTGCCGGAGGATGGGAGCCTTACCTGCCTCAAGGCCGGAGTCT ATGTCCTGCGCTTCGACAACACCTACAGCCTCCTGCATACCAAGAAAGTCAGCTACACTGTGGAGGTGCTGCTCCCGGACAAGGCCTGTGAGGAGAAGCTGCAGGGCCTCAGGGCAGGGAGCCCTCCTCAGGACAGTGAAGACTCTGGCCGCCTCTGA